In a single window of the Neodiprion virginianus isolate iyNeoVirg1 chromosome 1, iyNeoVirg1.1, whole genome shotgun sequence genome:
- the LOC124303778 gene encoding zinc finger protein 37 homolog, whose amino-acid sequence MSENMAVAASENYQLKWHSYGAHLHSSVATLLHSESFADVLLATSCGRHVAAHRFVLAACSSYLSHIFQTCHFGANTNAPIIVVLPTEIGYRTLKILIQYMYSGEATVTNDQLEGVLKAGDILRVRGLWRSNNGSKKENIQSNSQKVERDKKEAAPLAGQIQKIKLVQPMPEKIIENVQQPVITQSTVPTPKSSDGKLVEKNDENVKDPESTKVHEGKKNEDESKTNGNPEANAKKRKSVNSETESNRTRSEAGDNDELNLELLVKDEPIDWEETIDPSETLTIDHEMDIKPEIVHSADEEGEMEEEEYTPLTCDMCSQTFNRPSDWVRHIEFTHADMTENRRRKRKGDTDDDSKDFPPLKCDLCGNMYPTPQEWVRHIQTEHTEEQLALMNNSAPPKPKRVHSHQKLCNICQKVFPSHASMVIHQRTHTGEKPFLCSYCKKGFNVKSNLLRHLRTLHDKFVHPSLYGSNGNKNT is encoded by the exons ATGTCAG aaaacatGGCTGTTGCTGCGTCAGAGAATTATCAGTTGAAGTGGCACAGCTATGGAGCTCATCTTCACAGCTCCGTGGCAACGCTACTCCACTCCGAATCATTCGCCGACGTTTTGTTGGCAACTTCTTGTGGCAGGCATGTTGCAGCTCATCGTTTTGTTCTTGCAGCCTGTTCATCTTACCTAAGTCacatatttcaaacttgtcatttTGGTGCAAATACTAACGCACCTATTATTGTG GTGCTGCCCACTGAAATTGGGTATCGGACATTGAAGATCTTGATCCAGTACATGTACAGCGGTGAAGCGACGGTTACTAATGACCAGTTAGAAGGAGTTCTGAAAGCAGGTGATATACTTAGAGTTCGTGGATTATGGAGATCGAATAATGGTAGTAAGAAGGAGAATATTCAATCAAACAGTCAAAAAGTCGAACGTGATAAAAAGGAAGCAGCCCCTCTCGCTGGACAGattcagaaaattaaattgGTCCAACCGATGCctgagaaaattattgaaaatgttCAGCAGCCGGTAATAACTCAGAGTACCGTCCCCACCCCAAAATCATCCGATGGCAaacttgtggaaaaaaatgatgagaatGTAAAAGACCCCGAGAGTACTAAAGTCCACGAAGGAAAGAAGAATGAAGATGAAAGTAAAACGAACGGTAATCCTGAAGCCAAtgccaaaaaaagaaaaagtgtcAATAGCGAAACTGAATCCAATAGGACAAGAAGCGAAGCTGGTGACAAT GACGAGTTGAATCTTGAACTTTTGGTCAAAGACGAGCCAATCGACTGGGAGGAGACCATTGATCCGTCTGAAACCTTGACAATTGATCATGAAATGGACATCAAACCA GAGATTGTACACAGTGCTGATGAAGAAGGAGAAATGGAAGAAGAGGAATATACGCCTCTGACTTGCGACATGTGTAGCCAAACATTTAACAGACCATCTGATTGGGTTCGACACATAGAATTTACCCATGCCGATATGACggaaaatagaagaagaaaacgaaag GGTGACACCGATGACGATAGTAAAGATTTTCCACCTCTAAAATGTGACCTATGTGGTAACATGTATCCTACTCCTCAAGAATGGGTGCGACACATACAAACAGAACATACCGAAGAACAACTCGCGCTCATGAATAATTCAGCGCCTCCAAAACCAAAAAGAGTTCACAGCCATCAAAAATTATGCAACATCTGCCAAAAAGTATTTCCCAGCCATGCATCAATGGTTATTCATCAGAGAACACACACTGGTGAAAAGCCGTTTCTATGTTCATACTGCAAGAAAGGTTTTAATGTTAAAAGTAATTTACTAAGACATCTGCGAACGCTTCATGATAAGTTTGTACACCCTAGCTTATATGGCAGTAATGGTAATAAGAATACTTAa
- the LOC124303312 gene encoding palmitoyltransferase app-like produces the protein MPHVTRKWELFPGRNIFCCDGRVMMAPQTSVFYVTVCLIAGTSGLFFAFDCPFLATNITPAIPVIGGLLFIFVMSTLFRTSFSDPGVIPRATPDEAAYIEKQIEVPNNDNSPTYRPPPRTKEVLVKGQPVKLKYCFTCKIFRPPRASHCSLCDNCVERFDHHCPWVGNCVGRRNYRYFYAFIVSLAFLCVFIFACAITHLIMLTRDNIAFLDAVKVSPGSVVVGVVCFFSVWSILGLAGFHTYLTTSNQTTNEDIKGSFTSKRGQESFNPYSQGNVCGNCFYVLCGPAPPSLIDRRGIVTPEYRAEQERGGDENVIVNNKTYGTVKTVQPQLNGIGVFTNPSNEVSGSINNLSTAQHSPSQGRRIESINGSTTNSVSQLVSNEIPLASLSLMPLDIDEVAPLPSRQNTSSIDTSIIPPVAVTTPLSASRLRLLQDTTMIESALDLDSLEEASVGRGSQAGLIKLGAV, from the exons ATGCCACACGTTACAAGAAAATGGGAACTCTTTCCTGgcagaaatatattttgctGTGATGGACGAGTTATGATGGCGCCGCAAACCAGCGTCTTTTACGTCACTGTGTGTTTGATCGCTGGGACTAGCGGATTATTCTTTGCATTTGA CTGTCCCTTTTTAGCTACCAACATAACTCCTGCAATACCAGTCATCGGTGGGCTACTTTTCATATTTGTCATGTCTACACTGTTTCGGACAAGTTTCAGTGATCCTGGTGTCATTCCGAGAGCGACACCTGACGAAGCTGCGTACATAGAGAAGCAAATTG aaGTACCTAACAATGATAACTCACCAACATACCGTCCTCCACCTCGGACGAAAGAAGTTTTAGTTAAAGGACAGcctgtgaaattgaaatactGTTTCACTTGTAAAATATTCAGGCCACCTCGAGCCTCGCATTGTAGCTTATGTGACAACTGTGTGg AAAGGTTTGATCATCACTGCCCATGGGTCGGAAACTGTGTGGGGCGAAGAAATTACAGATATTTCTATGCCTTTATTGTATCGCTGGCGTTCCTATGTGTTTTTATATTTGCTTGTGCAATTACTCACCTCATAATGC TCACAAGAGATAATATAGCGTTCCTAGATGCTGTAAAAGTATCTCCTGGTAGCGTGGTCGTTGGtgtcgtttgttttttctccgTTTGGAGTATTTTGGGACTTGCAGGGTTCCACACGTACCTGACAACTAGCAATCAAACTACAAATGAAGAT ATAAAAGGTTCATTCACCAGTAAAAGGGGGCAGGAAAGTTTTAACCCATACAGTCAGGGCAATGTGTGTGGAAACTGTTTTTACGTTTTGTGTGGACCAGCACCTCCAAGCCTTATTG ATCGTAGGGGTATAGTGACTCCGGAATATAGAGCCGAGCAAGAAAGAGGCGGAGATGAAAATGTGATCGTTAATAACAAAACGTATGGTACTGTTAAAACTGTACAGCCCCAG ttgaaTGGCATAGGCGTATTCACAAATCCAAGCAACGAGGTTTCAGGctcaataaataatttgagTACTGCTCAACACTCTCCGTCTCAAGGTCGACGGATAGAATCAATCAACG gtagCACTACAAATAGTGTAAGCCAGCTTGTCTCCAACGAAATCCCCTTAGCGTCACTTAGCTTGATGCCACTGGATATCGATGAAGTAGCACCATTACCTTCTCGCCAGAACACTTCGTCAATAGACACATCGATTATCCCGCCTGTAGCTGTAACAACGCCATTATCTGCGTCTAGGCTCAGGTTGCTGCAGGATACTACAATGATTGAGTCAGCGCTAGATTTAGACTCATTGGAAGAAGCTAGCGTAGGTCGAGGTAGTCAAGCAGGTCTCATTAAATTAGGTGCAGTTTGA
- the LOC124303553 gene encoding troponin C yields MEEADQKMAVMRKAFQMFDTSKSGFIETLKIATILNTMGQLFDDADLNALIEENDPEGSGKVNFDGFCNIAGRFLEEEDAEAMQQELKEAFRLYDREGNGYITTATLKEILAALDDKLTNRDLDGIIAEIDTDGSGTVDFDEFMEMMTGE; encoded by the exons ATG GAGGAAGCTGACCAGAAAATGGCTGTTATGCGCAAAGCGTTCCAGATGTTCGACACGAGTAAGAGCGGCTTCATTGAGACCCTAAAGATCGCCACGATCCTGAACACGATGGGTCAGCTGTTCGACGACGCGGACCTCAACGCCCTGATCGAGGAAAACGACCCAGAGGGTAGCGGAAAGGTGAACTTCGACGGTTTCTGCAACATCGCTGGGCGATTCCTTGAGGAGGAAGACGCCGAGGCCATGCAGCAAGAACTGAAGGAGGCCTTCCGTCTCTACGACAGGGAAGGAAACGGTTACATCACCACCGCTACCCTCAAAGAGATCCTCGCCGCTCTCGACGACAAGTTGACCAACCGTGACCTCGACGGTATCATTGCTGAAATTGATACCGACGGTTCCGGCACCGTTGACTTCGATG AATTCATGGAGATGATGACCGGTGAATAA